Within the Medicago truncatula cultivar Jemalong A17 chromosome 4, MtrunA17r5.0-ANR, whole genome shotgun sequence genome, the region TCCATGTCTTTGTAATAAGAGAAAATACtcttattatgttttaattgaATAGTTTCTTATAAGAGATAGGCGTAATACatcgtttggtcccttaacttattttttattttcagtttagTCCCCTAATTATAaagtgtttcaatttggtcccttatgtcttcTCCAGTTAcctattttggtcctctccgttagttttttaatgtctaaTATTTTTGATGTGATTTTAACCATTCGATTGCATGTTTATTGTATACAACAATGAACCACCAACACCAAAATTTTTCCCtttctccatcttcttccttccaccaCTTCTTCATATTTGTACAAAATTCATACAATATACAACAGAAAtccagaaggaaaaaaaaatcaacatttaaccaacaaataaaataaagattcaacATCAATTCATCTCTCCACTATTCCCCTCTAtctcataattaattaacaaaaactcAAGAACggattgaaaaagaaaaacccagaacatgattttcaatttcattatggGTCTCATAGCCACACAAACCACCACATTAATCTTGAATCATGcataccaccaccaccacaatcCCTCTTAAAACTCATCAACATGTTCAAAGTCCaaacctttcaattcaaatcttGACTCACCActtcttgaaaaaaattgaaactgattttgttttttgaatcaGCAAAATTGAAACTGATTGAATTCAATTGAGGTTGTTGTTGGAGAATGTTTAATCCGATAATTCCGATGGGTGATTTTGGTGCTGGTTTTTATCCTTTGGTTTGCAGCTGCCTTGTGTTGTATTCTCTACCGTGTTGTTGTTTAGGTGGGGTTTTATTTTGAAGCTTTTGGGAAAGTTCACAACTGCCATAGCTCTGTTGTTAGTTTGGCAGCGTGTTGTAGCTCCTGTTGGGAGCCTTTGTTTTTATGACAGGGGCTTCTTGCGTCCCTTCTTCTCTTCTTGAGTAGTTGcgtttattaataatatttgatgttaaaaaaaaaaaaaaaaagatgaagagatgAGGTTGCAAAAGAAAGTGATGCAAACTTagattcataaaaatttatatgttgttgggctaattttgatgaatttattggTCTTTGAGAgacaagaagatgaagattgagtttttaaaaacataatttcagtttttaatttatgattttttggattttttttatgaagattatGGAAagtgatatgaagatgaagaataatATTTAGGAAGAAGGGTGTTGATAATGATAGATGAAGATGACAATGATGGTTGTGTAGTGATTAAAgaatatgtttatttatttttatttttttggaattttctgaattttattgatgaaattgttgttgaagatcatgaagaagtGAAGGAagagatgagggaagaagaagatgaatggATTTTATTAGATGTTAGTGGTTGACAATAAAGTACAATAGACCCTACAAAATTCAACAGTcctcttttaaagaaaaaatcaaatggttaaGATTAAAAATTTTAGTAGGGTATATGGTGGACCATCTTTAAATATGGTTCACCTTAGACATTTGATGTTAAAACCTAATGGATaggaccaaaagaggtaacggaagaagagttatgggacgaaattgagacattttatagttaggggaccaaactgaaaaccaaaaataagttaagggatcataTGATGTATTGCCATAAGATGGAGGAAGATTTGGATGGAGGTTgcaaaaaaactcaaaaactctcaacaacaaaaatccaaaaggATCAAACAAGAGAAAGTaagaaatataaagaaaaaaattataagttgtcatatttttcttcaatctaatTGTTAAACTTAAATTAAACACTTTGAAACTTTacctatctaaaaaaaatattgtgaatttTACTATAAACACATTGAGACAAGGAATCATTGTATTAGATATCAAGTAAACAAAGGAAGGCTAGAACCGCTACATTGTCCTACTGCTATATATGAATCAAACGTTCTACCAAAAATTATGAAGCATGACAAGTTTGAGGAGGTGAGGAACAAGATGGGTGTCACATCTTTGGAAcatctatctatatatctatTTATATCTTCTTCTCTTTGTAAACTAAACTTGACGCACTCTAATGCTTAGAATTGTGCCTATGTGGCACCTCTAAAAAAAGCTTAATTTCTACTCtctaattattttatctttttttggtggtgtccagagttcgaaccccagacctcTAATTATTCTATCTAATAAACTAATCTAATACGCAACttctcacattttttttcttcataataatgCTAACTCAATCATACAATGCATTACAGTACAATGAGTTATGAACTCACTCTagacaaaaaataacaaagactTTACGTTAATGAACAGAAACATCATTGTTTTTCTATAGCCATGTTTTAAGAATCTAATGGCAACGGTTTATACACCTAACAAACTATTCAAACATTTCATAATTTCTTACACCATCATCATTGGATGTATCTTTTAACATTACTTCAATTATAACAtacaaaatggaaaaatttaaagtgtccttttttttaaattctcaCTAATCACCCTTTATAACCACAACTTATGCCACATTCATTTTCACATAATTCTTAGATGTTTCCACCATGCCTTCCATTGATATCAATTTCAGAACAAATACTTTTCTacacttttgttgaaaattacttggttataatttaattaagggctattgtataaattttgatgttattattttagttttggaTCATCATTATCACTTTCTTCAATCAACTCTTGGATGATACTCTTTAATTTTGTATCATTATATACCGAAAAAGCACATTATTTTCTTAGCAAGAttgatgttgttttttatttttagagagagcacattatttttttaacaagattgatgttgtttttcttttaattttagtttcagGTTCTATGCATAACAATTAGCGAGAACATTTTTGAGCTTTGTTACAACAAAGTGACCTAAAGAAGTTTGAGCAATTGATTTTATTGGCAACAATATGGTGCATTTGAAATATTCgaaacaatattatatttcaaggtTGGGTGGATAATGTGCGAAAATTGGtggatcaaattaaaaatattgtttggataTGGTTCTTGGAAAAATTGCAAGCAGTATTTTGATCAAACCCGTGCAGCGCACAGGTTATATACCTAGTTATTTGATTAAACTGATCTCTAAATGATTTAGCAATCGATTTTTCTACTTTAAGTGATCGAAATTTCAATATCTAAGCGGTACTGATGCGAATATAAAGggtcaaaacaaattaaaaaaaaaaaaaaaaaaaaaaaaaagataaatgaccaaaAGGAGTATTAGGTAAAAATATACAGggaaaatatgatattttaacctttttttcttcatgtttaaGTTCTTAaacttaaattatattaattagttaATGGTCTAGGCTACCTACAAAGAATTATAGGTAATTTATCCAACAAGATAAAAGTTGGCCACATGAATAAATATACAAATGATGTCCAACAACATTTTTCATAAGTCTTTTTCCGCGTGCGGAATGAACTATGTgggttctctatttatagagaaaattcaCAACTAATATATGAGAAACTTTGGTAACTACTCATTCAAATATTACGTTGGGAACTAGTAATTCACATATTTCTAGttcaaaaatatctcaaattgagtatcaaaatatattgagtacaaaaatatatcatgttcagtacataaatatatttcagatcaactaccaaaatatattatattgcataccaaaatatttcagatcgtgcaccaaaatattttagattgtgttccaaaatattttagcaaaacttggGGTCTAAGAAAACAGTTTCTAACTTGTGAGTGCGCCAATCTTTTATGCACCTTATTTGGCTATCTTGCGCTTAGGTTattttgaatgagagaaataacatattatttaaGCATAAGGAAAGCTTCATACACCAGTTCTTAGATAAAGTTAAGTTACATCCCTTTTGGTGGATGAAGGTTACTcatgttaattttaatttaagctTTCATATTTGGTAGTCGAACTCGATTGTTTGTTTGGGTATCAACTAATCTAGTTTTATAAGCTTCAATTTAGACTTGTTTATGGTATAAACTTTTGAGGTCGCTTTTGGCACGCCTTGTGCTAAAGTGGATTCTCCTTTGGTTCTAAGATAttatttttgcttgttaaaaaaaaacaatgattaaattaattattattttttgaaggaattaaattaattatctaattatttcaaaataatgaaatatataaatatatatttttctgctGGTGTTTACTGCTTGCACATAATTATATACCTCATTAGGGGTACACCGCACTATATAAACATGGTAATATCTGATCCATCTAATGTGAGACTtccactttttttaattaaaactacaCTAGTTCTACCTAATGTGGGACATTGtgcttagtcttttaactctaAATTTTCACACATGTTCCAACATAACCTAACTTAAAACAGAGACCAAGAGTGTGGATGAAAAACTTTTGGAAGTTAAAAGTCAAAGGAAAACTTTATAGGGCTAAAGCAAAAATATCTAATATTTATAAGgacgaaaaacatatttaacccaattttATAAAGGtgaattagaaaaattaattattactacTCTGATccatattataagaaaaatttcagtttttgaattcattaaataaattatggatctaatttatattaaaaacaataaatattatttattaaatcaacctaaaaattgatatttcttTTATTGTACTGGCCGAAAATGGAAGTGGATAATAGTGTTTTGTCTCTAGCTACTTCTACAAGTTTTGGTCTTATACGCATCATTTCAACGATTGAAACGAGAACAAATTTCACCATTTTCCTTATCCTTTTTTCCATCTATACAAAATTCCCCGATCCATAAGAAGAACACAAGTCTTTTTCCGGCAGGTTAGTTAATTTTTGTCTTAATGCTTTATTAGATCCGGCAGGTTACAGCTAACATTTTGGTCttaattagatttttatttatatgcattGCATGCATGGTATAACAAGATCAGTCCTATAAATACCTTGCCCAACAACGAACAAGAAATCACAAAACCACTACATCCTCTTATACTTATTCATAGCCTTTGTGTTTAAGCAAACAAGTTTATAATCAATTAACAACCATGTCAACTAGATCCCTCACCATATTCATTCTAGCTCATGTGTGGCTTTTGATGGCAACAAAATCATTAGCCCAGTTTGTCATCGACACAAGTGGCGAACCCGTTGAGGACGACGAGGAATACTTCATTAGGCCTGCTATCACAGGCAATGGAGGAGGTTTCACTTTCATCACCGGAAATGGGCCATGCCCTTTGAATGTTGGTCTTGACAACACTGAAGGGACACTTGGAGCGCCTGTGAAGTTCATTCCTTTTGCTTCTCATCATGATGATTTCAATGTTGGGCTTAACAGAGACTTGAGAGTTACATTCCTAACATCCACAAGTTGTGGGAATTCAAGAGATTGGACATTAGGTGAGAAAGATGCAACAAGTGGAAGGAGATTGATTGTCACTGGAGGAGATAATGGTGCAGGATCACAACAAGGTAACTTTTTTAGGATTGTGCAGACCCAAACTAGTGGCAACTATAACATTCAATGGTGCCCTAAAGAGGTGTGCCCTAGTTGTAATATTCAATGTGGGACTGTTGGTGTTATTCGTGAGAATGGCAAGATTTTGTTGGCCCTCGATGGTCGTGCCCTTCCAGTCGTGTTCCAGAAAGAATGACCATTAGTGTGTTGGTgaagtttgttttttaatgtaGTAATGTTTCCTTGTTGCTCACTTTTAAAAGTAGAAACCTAATGTCAATAAATAAACGTGGAGCTATTGTTCATTTCAATTAAACCTAAGAGAGAATGAGACATGTATTCTGTTCGATTgatattcaaatatatataataaagctCCGAATGTTTATGTATCATCTTGGTTTACCACACTTTGTTCAtttgttcatttatttatatcttatttaagtttatatcttagaaatcTTAAAGATTCTGTTCATTTGTTCAATTTACACTACCATTGTTAAGAACAAATTTACTTGTTTACAGTTGTAAACATTTCGAAATTCTCTCGCCTGCGTGGTTGAGAAGATAAGTCTCTTGGTAAAACATTGAGCAGCTAGAAAGTCTCATGGAGTTGTCCTCGAGCAAGGAAGTCTTTAGGAGTTGCCCTAGAGCAAAGAGAAGTCTCTTGGAGTTGTCCTAGAGCAAGAAGTCTTTAGGTATTGTCCTAGGGCAGGAATtgtcttgcagttgtgcttgagcata harbors:
- the LOC25480202 gene encoding kunitz type trypsin inhibitor 104-like: MSTRSLTIFILAHVWLLMATKSLAQFVIDTSGEPVEDDEEYFIRPAITGNGGGFTFITGNGPCPLNVGLDNTEGTLGAPVKFIPFASHHDDFNVGLNRDLRVTFLTSTSCGNSRDWTLGEKDATSGRRLIVTGGDNGAGSQQGNFFRIVQTQTSGNYNIQWCPKEVCPSCNIQCGTVGVIRENGKILLALDGRALPVVFQKE